A stretch of Henckelia pumila isolate YLH828 chromosome 4, ASM3356847v2, whole genome shotgun sequence DNA encodes these proteins:
- the LOC140860992 gene encoding uncharacterized protein translates to MEFTYKNSYQATIGMAPYEALYERKCRTLLHWDEVGERAVLGPKIVTQTVYLIAKIRDRMLIAQSRKKSYANQRHRDLEFEVGDPVFLKVSPWKSVMRIGKRGKLSPRYIGPFEI, encoded by the coding sequence ATGGAGTTCACCTATAAAAATAGTTATCAGGCAACTATTGGAATGGCTCCGTATGAGGCATTGTATGAGAGAAAATGTAGAACTCTCTTGCactgggatgaggttggagagagaGCTGTTTTGGGGCCAAAGATAGTGACTCAAACAGTATATTTGATAGCCAAGATCAGGGACAGAATGTTGATAGCTCAAAGTCGAAAGAAAAGTTATGCCAATCAGCGGCATAGGGATTTGGAGTTTGAAGTAGGTGACCCTGtgttcttgaaggtgtcaccatgGAAGAGTGTTATGAGGATTGGAAAAAGAGGCAAATTGAGtccaagatatataggaccttttGAAATCTAA
- the LOC140860993 gene encoding uncharacterized protein, which yields MLNHPSGFNTQRGEGMPSLEYLVRTFITESSKRMDQSESRIDNIETHFTTMRSTMKSLEVHIGQLENTMNNQQRNAFPSNTEVNPKEQCKAITLRCGKEISSGETVTEVEKEQVLEPEIHEEIPKERHTTQNDKPAPLKVSLPYPHHFKKKALDEQFSKFLEIFKKIHIKISFANALEQMPHYAKFIKDVMTRKRKELELGELKPTMITLQLEDRYLTYPHGIVEEVLVKVDNFIFPAKFFVLDIEEDQDVPLILGRPFLDTR from the exons ATGTTAAATCATCCATCGGGGTTCAACACTCAAAGAGGAGAAGGAATGCCTTCCTTAGAATACTTGGTGAGAACTTTCATTACTGAATCTTCTAAGAGGATGGACCAGAGTGAATCACGCATTGACAACATTGAAACACACTTTACAACTATGAGGTCCACTATGAAGTCACTTGAGGTTCATATTGGTCAACTGGAGAATACAATGAACAATCAACAAAGGAATGCATTCCCTAGTAACACTGAAGTGAATCCTAAGGAACAGTGCAAGGCAATTACCCTGAGATGTGGGAAAGAGATTTCGAGTGGAGAAACGGTGACAGAGGTTGAGAAAGAGCAAGTTCTAGAGCCTGAAATCCATGAAGAAATACCTAAGGAGAGACACACTACACAGAATGATAAACCCGCACCTCTTAAAGTGTCCTTGCCATATCCACATcacttcaagaagaaagcattggatgaACAATTCTCTAAATTtcttgaaatcttcaagaaaattcatataaaaatcTCATTTGCTAACGCTTTAGAGCAGATGCCTCATTATGCCAAATTTATTAAGGATGTGATGACAAGAAAGCGGAA GGAACTGGAGCTGGGAGAATTAAAGCCCACGATGATCACATTGCAGTTGGAGGACCGATATCTCACATATCCTCATGGAATTGTGGAAGAAGTGTTGGTAAAGGTAGATAATTTCATTTTCCCCGCTAAATTTTTTGTGTTAGATATCGAAGAGGATCAGGATGTTCCACTGATCTTGGGAAGGCCGTTCTTGGATACTAGATGA